TGTTTTCACAGGCTACCTCAAGTGACACGTGCGGATACCCTTCCTCCTCCAGGAGTTGGATTGTTTGGGCCAAAGCCTCACGTCCGTAGCCTTTCCCCTGATGATCCGGGTGGACACAAAATCCATAAATGAATGCCTTGCCTTCATTTTTCCTGACACTTATTTTGCCAATCGCCTGTTCGTCAACTACCATCAGATATGTACGGGATTTCGGGTCTCCTGCCATATTCTCTGACATCTCTCTGGCGCGTTCTTCCTCTAATTGAAAGCCATGGACATTCAGCCAGATCAATTTTTCGAGATCATTGGCAGTCTCCGCGCGGAGGTGTACATTTCCCAAGAGGTTTCCTGGTTGCCTCTCCCCCAATTCCATCCAATATTCCGAGAATTGATAATCCCCACTGATGCGCTCCATGTATGACTTGCCGCTCTGCGAATCCCGCTGAACGATATATAAATGCGAGGGGATGCCTCTTCTTCTGCATTCGTCTACGGCTTTTGCTTGCATTGCTGTAAAGATGCCATTTCTTCTAAAAGCTGGATGGACCATTCCGCTCACTTCTGCCTCGCCACTGTGAAACACATAGAGTCCAAGAAACCCGACCAGCTTTTCGTTCACATAACAAAGGAAATCTTCTTCATGCTCCCCCGAACGCTTTTCCAGCATACTCGGGTTCACTTTGAGATCAATGCCATCCTGCTCGTTACATATTGCAACCAGTTCTTTAATGTGTGCCAGTTCCTCTGAGGTGAGTGTTTTTCTTGCCATGATCGTATACGTCAAAGCGAAGCACCCTTTCTACTGTTAGAAGTAACGTCTCTGCATTTCAGCAATGGTTTCTTCCAAATTATTGGCGACCTGCGGAATCGAATAGCCTACGTAAAGAGGCGAGGTAACAAACCTCGGAACCACTTTGGCGATCAGCTTTTCTCCCCAATGGTAAAAGAAAAAATTGTAGCTTTGGTTACGAGGATTGACATGAGTCAGTATCCAATGTGCTAAAATTTGTAAGTAGTCTGCCATTTTCGGCAATCGATCAAAGTCCGATAGAATGACATTGTATTCAAAAAAACCTGCACGCGGATGCGTAGACAGATTGCATTCAATCCCTCCCTCTTGATCGATGGTCATGCCAATAAAATCACTGTCTTTTACCTGATCCAGATAGTTGTAATCATGTAATCCCACGATCTGCATGTGCGGATGACGAATGCTCCCTCCGGAATACGGGCCGTGGTTTTTGAAAAACAGAACGGAACGATAAGATTTGCTTTGCTCCATTTCCAGCCACTTCTCTACCCCGAATGCCAGTAATGCTCGTACATGCTCTATGGAATAGACAGACCAATCTCCTTGGCAATCATCCGTCTCAATCAAAACAGTTTGATGTGTTTCCTCCAGAACAGGGAATTTGTTCATGAGCCAGATCATGGAGCCCCGCTGCTCCAAAACATCGGTGAGACTGTTCCGATCACAAAAAGGACAAGCCGTTTCTGTGTTGTTTACACTCACTGGCTTTTTTCTGCCTATTTGCATGTTAAAGTGCAAGTGCGTACGCTTCATTCCCTTGTCCCTCCACTTTTTGC
The window above is part of the Brevibacillus antibioticus genome. Proteins encoded here:
- a CDS encoding DUF4931 domain-containing protein translates to MKRTHLHFNMQIGRKKPVSVNNTETACPFCDRNSLTDVLEQRGSMIWLMNKFPVLEETHQTVLIETDDCQGDWSVYSIEHVRALLAFGVEKWLEMEQSKSYRSVLFFKNHGPYSGGSIRHPHMQIVGLHDYNYLDQVKDSDFIGMTIDQEGGIECNLSTHPRAGFFEYNVILSDFDRLPKMADYLQILAHWILTHVNPRNQSYNFFFYHWGEKLIAKVVPRFVTSPLYVGYSIPQVANNLEETIAEMQRRYF
- a CDS encoding GNAT family N-acetyltransferase, whose translation is MTYTIMARKTLTSEELAHIKELVAICNEQDGIDLKVNPSMLEKRSGEHEEDFLCYVNEKLVGFLGLYVFHSGEAEVSGMVHPAFRRNGIFTAMQAKAVDECRRRGIPSHLYIVQRDSQSGKSYMERISGDYQFSEYWMELGERQPGNLLGNVHLRAETANDLEKLIWLNVHGFQLEEERAREMSENMAGDPKSRTYLMVVDEQAIGKISVRKNEGKAFIYGFCVHPDHQGKGYGREALAQTIQLLEEEGYPHVSLEVACENSKALGLYESCGFSVKSANDYYKLEL